Proteins encoded in a region of the Podarcis muralis chromosome 6, rPodMur119.hap1.1, whole genome shotgun sequence genome:
- the RFC4 gene encoding replication factor C subunit 4 isoform X3: protein MQAFLKGPSSISTKPPSTKDRGTAATAGGSGEGKRVRAIPWVEKYRPKCMDEVAFQEEVVAVLKKTLQGADLPNLLFYGPPGTGKTSTILAAARELFGPELFRQRVLELNASDERGIQVIREKVKSFAQLTVSGSRSDGRPCPPFKIIILDEADSMTSAAQAALRRTMERESKTTRFCLICNYISRIIEPITSRCSKFRFKPLSDKIQQQRLLDIAEKENVTVSSEGVSYLVRASEGDLRKAITLLQSATRLTGGKEVTEKVVTEIAGIVPQGILDGLLTACQSGSFEKLEAATKKSHIAIYLTWYCREPTIN, encoded by the exons ATGCAGGCATTTCTGAAAGGACCATCTTCAATCAGCACTAAACCCCCATCTACCAAAGATCGGGGAACAGCTgccactgcaggaggcagtggggaGGGCAAAAGGGTCAGAGCTATTCCTTGGGTGGAAAAATA CCGCCCAAAATGCATGGATGAAGTTGCATTTCAAGAGGAAGTTGTTGCAGTACTGAAGAAAACCTTACAAGGAGCTGAC CTTCCCAATCTCTTGTTCTATGGCCCACCTGGAACTGGAAAAACATCCACTATTTTGGCAGCAGCCAGAGAACTATTTGG ACCCGAACTGTTCCGGCAGAGAGTCCTCGAGCTGAACGCATCCGATGAGCGTGGAATACAAGTCATTCGAGAGAAAGTGAAGAGCTTTGCTCAGCTAACGGTGTCGGGAAGTCGTTCAGA TGGCAGGCCGTGTCCCCCGTTTAAGATTATAATCTTGGACGAAGCGGACTCTATGACCTCAGCAGCCCAGGCAGCTTTACGGCGCACCATGGAGAGAGAATCCAAAACAACACGCTTCTGCCTTATTTGCAATTACATCAGCAG GATAATTGAACCCATAACATCCCGATGCTCCAAATTTCGTTTCAAGCCCCTTTCAGACAAAATCCAGCAGCAGAGACTTCTAGACATTGCTGAAAAGGAGAATGTAACAGTCAGCAGTGAG GGAGTCTCTTACCTTGTCCGTGCATCAGAAGGGGACTTGAGAAAAGCAATCACACTTCTTCAAAGCGCTACACGATTAACAGGCGGGAAAGAGGTCACTGAGAAAGTTGTCACTGAAATTGCAGGG ATTGTCCCTCAAGGAATTTTAGATGGTCTACTAACCGCATGTCAGAGTGGTTCATTTGAAAAACTGGAAGCTGCAACAAAG
- the RFC4 gene encoding replication factor C subunit 4 isoform X2 produces the protein MQAFLKGPSSISTKPPSTKDRGTAATAGGSGEGKRVRAIPWVEKYRPKCMDEVAFQEEVVAVLKKTLQGADLPNLLFYGPPGTGKTSTILAAARELFGPELFRQRVLELNASDERGIQVIREKVKSFAQLTVSGSRSDGRPCPPFKIIILDEADSMTSAAQAALRRTMERESKTTRFCLICNYISRIIEPITSRCSKFRFKPLSDKIQQQRLLDIAEKENVTVSSEGVSYLVRASEGDLRKAITLLQSATRLTGGKEVTEKVVTEIAGIVPQGILDGLLTACQSGSFEKLEAATKETDKCLADGSDEFLQLISLCAVVMQQLIQNN, from the exons ATGCAGGCATTTCTGAAAGGACCATCTTCAATCAGCACTAAACCCCCATCTACCAAAGATCGGGGAACAGCTgccactgcaggaggcagtggggaGGGCAAAAGGGTCAGAGCTATTCCTTGGGTGGAAAAATA CCGCCCAAAATGCATGGATGAAGTTGCATTTCAAGAGGAAGTTGTTGCAGTACTGAAGAAAACCTTACAAGGAGCTGAC CTTCCCAATCTCTTGTTCTATGGCCCACCTGGAACTGGAAAAACATCCACTATTTTGGCAGCAGCCAGAGAACTATTTGG ACCCGAACTGTTCCGGCAGAGAGTCCTCGAGCTGAACGCATCCGATGAGCGTGGAATACAAGTCATTCGAGAGAAAGTGAAGAGCTTTGCTCAGCTAACGGTGTCGGGAAGTCGTTCAGA TGGCAGGCCGTGTCCCCCGTTTAAGATTATAATCTTGGACGAAGCGGACTCTATGACCTCAGCAGCCCAGGCAGCTTTACGGCGCACCATGGAGAGAGAATCCAAAACAACACGCTTCTGCCTTATTTGCAATTACATCAGCAG GATAATTGAACCCATAACATCCCGATGCTCCAAATTTCGTTTCAAGCCCCTTTCAGACAAAATCCAGCAGCAGAGACTTCTAGACATTGCTGAAAAGGAGAATGTAACAGTCAGCAGTGAG GGAGTCTCTTACCTTGTCCGTGCATCAGAAGGGGACTTGAGAAAAGCAATCACACTTCTTCAAAGCGCTACACGATTAACAGGCGGGAAAGAGGTCACTGAGAAAGTTGTCACTGAAATTGCAGGG ATTGTCCCTCAAGGAATTTTAGATGGTCTACTAACCGCATGTCAGAGTGGTTCATTTGAAAAACTGGAAGCTGCAACAAAG